GGCTAAAGGGACTTTCGGCCTATGGTATGTTTTCATTTGACAATAACAATTATCATCAGATCTCAAGAACCAAGACTGTAGACACCTATTTCGCTTCTAATCGCGATGAAAACGGCAATCTGGTATTCGACCAAACCCGGGTAGGTTCCAGCTATTTAGGATACGAACGGTCAAATGGGGGGAGCCGGCAATTCTATACAGAGGCTGCGCTTAATTACAGCAATAGTTTCGGCGATAAAAAGCATGATGTGAGCGCTATGCTGCTCTATAACCAGAGCGACCGCACAGACGCCTTCTCAAATGATTTTATCAATGCCATACCTTATCGATATCAGGGCATTGCCGCCCGTACGACATACGCCTACGACAACCGGTATCTGGCAGAGTTCAACCTGGGCTACAACGGCTCAGAAACTTTTAACACAGGGAAGAGATTTGGATTTTTTCCCTCCTACGGTATAGGATGGGTAGCTTCCAACGAAAAATTTTTCAAGGCTCTTTCAGGAACCATTCAGTTTCTTAAGTTCCGGGGTTCATATGGCATTGTGGGTAACAGCAATATCGGAGGACGTCGGTTTGCCTATATCTCCACTGTAGCATCCAGAACGGGATATTCTTTTGGAAGAAATACCGACAATAATTTCGGAGGGCTTGATATTGGTGAGTACGCCGTAGACGTTACGTGGGAACAGGCAAAAAAAGCAAACGCAGGACTGGAACTACGCACTTTGAAAGAATCACTATCGCTCACTCTCGATCTGTTTATGGAAAAAAGAGAGGGTATTTTCAAGCCGCGGGGCGACGTACCAAACTACGCAGGAATTCAGGCTACGCCTTATGGAAACCTGGGAGCGGTTCACAACAAGGGATTTGACGGAACTGTAGTATTCAACAAACAGCTAAGCAATGACTTTTCATTAGAACTCAGAGGCAACGTAGTCTGGAACCGGGCCATTATTAAGGAAGATGCCAATGCGATCTGGCCATATCCCTGGCAACAGGTGATTGGCCGGAAACTCGGCCAGCGGTTTGGCAAAACAGCCATAGGGCTTTTTCGATCAGAAGAAGAAATTGCAAACAGTCCTACCCAAACCGGCAGTATCAAGCCCGGGGATATAAAATACAAAGATCTGAATGGAGATGGCAAAATAGATAATTACGATGAGGGTCCTGTGGGTTACGGATCTATACCTGAGATAGTGTATGGCTTTGGGCCTTCTTTTACTTATAAGGGCTGGTCGCTGGGTGCATGGTTCAAAGGAATCAGCAATGTAGATATTTCGCTTAACGGCGAGGGCTTGCAACCCTTTCAGAAAGAAGGCACACGCGGCAACCTGTTTAGCAATATTACCGACAGATGGACACCGGACGGTTCGAATCCCGACCCCTGGTATCCGAGACTTACCTATCCATCGACATCAAACTCAAATTACGACAACAGTACATGGTGGATCAAGAACGGCGCTTTTATGCGGCTGCAAAACGTCGAACTTAGCTATGCATTTCCTAAAAAGAGCTGGCTCGAAAAATTCGGAATGTCCAACTTCAGAGTGTATGCAGTTGGATACAACCTCCTCACATTCAGCAGCTTTAAACTATGGGATGTAGAACTCGGTGATGGTAAAGGAGCCCAATACCCATTAATGAAAACGTATAGCGTTGGCATTGATTGCCGGTTTTAAAAATAACCCCTAATCAAATGAAAAAGAACAAACTATCTCTTCATATAATTTTAGTACTGTTTGTAACAGTGCTTTATTCCTGTAACAATTATTTAGATCAGGTACCCAACGACCGTCAAACTATAGAAGAAGTATTTCAAAAGAAACGCCCTTCTGAAGAATACCTCGCCAATGTATACAATTTCGTCAGAGACGAAAGCGACCAGTGGAATGGCAATCCCTGGACCGGCAACGTAGATGAAATAAATGTGTCCTGGGCAAAGTGGACGATTTACCAGTTAAATGTTGGTAACTGGAGCCCGGGGACTTCCCCGTTTTATACCTGGCAGTCATATTACAACGGAATACGGTCGGCTACATATTTCATGAATCACATAGACGGCAATCAGGAAATTCTAAACCTCAACGGCCAGGAGCTTATCGACCAATATAAAGCAGAGGCACGCTTTCTGCGTGCTTATTTCTATTTTATGATTCTCCGTCAGTATGGGCCTGTCGTCCTCATTGGCGAACAGGAATTGCCGCCCGATGCAACTGCCACCGACATGCAACTGCCCAGAAGCTCCTATGATGCATGTGTTGACTACATCTCTTCCGAGCTTGATAAAGCAGCCGAAATACTTCCTGTCGTTCCGGCAACCGACCGCGAATATGGCAGAGCAACGAAAGGGGCAGCGCTTGCTCTCAAATCACGTCTGCTATTATATGCTGCCAGTCCCGAATTTAATGGAAATAGCGATTTCGCAAGTTTTGTCAATCTCGACGGCACGCCGTTTATATCTCAAACGGCGGATCGCGAAAAATGGAAAAAAGCGGCCGATGCGGCGAAAGCAGTTATTGATCTGAATGTCTATCAGCTGTATGAGGACCCGTCAGGCAATCCCGTTAAATCCTACCGTGGAATACATCTGGTACCATGGAACAACGAGTGCATTTTTGTCCGTAAGAGTAATGGGTTATGGAACTGGGACTATAACTGTTCATTGCGTTCGGCGGGAGGGTGGAACGGCATATCTCCTGTACAGGAAATGGTTGACTCCTATTTCATGAAAGACGGAAAGCCCATTTCTCAATCAGAACTGTATTCAGAAACCGGTTTTACCAACAATGTATACAACATGTATCTCAATCGCGAACCGCGTTTCTATGCCTCCATACTATATAACGGTGCCCGCTACAAAGGAGGAGCTATAACCCAGGATTCTATTACGGTTGATATGACCTACTCCGGACGTGATGGTAAAAAGAACGGAGGAGAGGACTACTCCCATACCGGTTATCTCGTTATTAAAAACGTCTCTCAAGAAACAAACCGCATCGCCGGTATCAGCAATAGTCGACCCTATATACTAATTCGTCTGGGCGAGATTTACCTCAATTATGCAGAGGCTATGGCTGAATATGGTGGTAATGATGCTGAAGCACTTAAGTATCTCAATCTGATCAGAAAAAGAGCGGGGATCCCTCAATATGGTTCAGCCGGTCTGCCTGCAGTTTCAGGAGCCGAGCTTATCCAGAAAATACGCGATGAGCGACGAATAGAACTGGCTTTCGAAAGCCACAGATGGTTCGATGTCAGAAGATGGAAGATTGTAAAATCTGTAATGGGAAATCTGCATGGGATGAATATCGACAAAGACGGTACTGAATTCTATAAGCGTGTAGTGGCCGATAATCATTTGTGGAAAGAGGCGTACTACTGGTTCCCTCTTTCGCAATACGAAATGGACCGTGGCCTTAAACTGGTACAAAACCCTGGTTGGTAACTGGATTAACAAGCAAAGAAAAAGAATATGAATACTAAAATAATAATCAAATATCTGTTCATTGCTCTGG
The window above is part of the Arcticibacter tournemirensis genome. Proteins encoded here:
- a CDS encoding RagB/SusD family nutrient uptake outer membrane protein; its protein translation is MKKNKLSLHIILVLFVTVLYSCNNYLDQVPNDRQTIEEVFQKKRPSEEYLANVYNFVRDESDQWNGNPWTGNVDEINVSWAKWTIYQLNVGNWSPGTSPFYTWQSYYNGIRSATYFMNHIDGNQEILNLNGQELIDQYKAEARFLRAYFYFMILRQYGPVVLIGEQELPPDATATDMQLPRSSYDACVDYISSELDKAAEILPVVPATDREYGRATKGAALALKSRLLLYAASPEFNGNSDFASFVNLDGTPFISQTADREKWKKAADAAKAVIDLNVYQLYEDPSGNPVKSYRGIHLVPWNNECIFVRKSNGLWNWDYNCSLRSAGGWNGISPVQEMVDSYFMKDGKPISQSELYSETGFTNNVYNMYLNREPRFYASILYNGARYKGGAITQDSITVDMTYSGRDGKKNGGEDYSHTGYLVIKNVSQETNRIAGISNSRPYILIRLGEIYLNYAEAMAEYGGNDAEALKYLNLIRKRAGIPQYGSAGLPAVSGAELIQKIRDERRIELAFESHRWFDVRRWKIVKSVMGNLHGMNIDKDGTEFYKRVVADNHLWKEAYYWFPLSQYEMDRGLKLVQNPGW
- a CDS encoding TonB-dependent receptor; its protein translation is MKLVAVLLLVTCIQVSASVYSQSLSLSKKNASLRELFNEIQKQTGYNFLYSNETINDTKTFTVNFKKAKIDYVLNSLLADLPLEYSIEEGIILIVNKEVKSPVTPAKADPIIITGKITDEKDEPLPGVTVRLKGTSIGTSANADGVYFLKIPEMKGTLVFNFVGYLTEERAIRSEKTIDVKLRPDSTALQDVVIVGYGVQKKITTIGAQSSINVESLKQPVANLSNAIAGRVAGVIGVQRSGEPGYDGSQIYIRGISTFTSSSPLVLVDGVERAFSNIDPEDIANFTVLKDASATAVYGVRGANGVILIETKKGRAGKPKVNLQINQGVTQFTKIPEFADGVTYLQIANEAYHNSNPTAMPLYSEEKILATASGSDPDLHPNVNWMKEMFNDFGQNRRVNLNANGGSDRATYYLSVGYYDENGLYKTDELAQYNSAIKFTRYNFTSNLTLKLFRDTKVDFGASGWISDGNYPGRSASSIWNAAYIMPPTVIPVKYSNGSIPQPRGEESNPYDMLTQSGYVNNVTSQLWSNIKITQDLSPWLKGLSAYGMFSFDNNNYHQISRTKTVDTYFASNRDENGNLVFDQTRVGSSYLGYERSNGGSRQFYTEAALNYSNSFGDKKHDVSAMLLYNQSDRTDAFSNDFINAIPYRYQGIAARTTYAYDNRYLAEFNLGYNGSETFNTGKRFGFFPSYGIGWVASNEKFFKALSGTIQFLKFRGSYGIVGNSNIGGRRFAYISTVASRTGYSFGRNTDNNFGGLDIGEYAVDVTWEQAKKANAGLELRTLKESLSLTLDLFMEKREGIFKPRGDVPNYAGIQATPYGNLGAVHNKGFDGTVVFNKQLSNDFSLELRGNVVWNRAIIKEDANAIWPYPWQQVIGRKLGQRFGKTAIGLFRSEEEIANSPTQTGSIKPGDIKYKDLNGDGKIDNYDEGPVGYGSIPEIVYGFGPSFTYKGWSLGAWFKGISNVDISLNGEGLQPFQKEGTRGNLFSNITDRWTPDGSNPDPWYPRLTYPSTSNSNYDNSTWWIKNGAFMRLQNVELSYAFPKKSWLEKFGMSNFRVYAVGYNLLTFSSFKLWDVELGDGKGAQYPLMKTYSVGIDCRF